CAaagatcaaaaataaaatgctcGTATCGTAAACTAAACACAGTCGAGCACagaacacagaaaaaaaactacatattgTTTGTTCTGTTCCGTGATGCCGAGGCTTGAAAGCGCGATTTATTTTTACGCCGCTGTTTGAGGTATAACAATAACTGCGCGTACTTATTTCTCACCTTCTTTGTCATAACCAATCCAACCAACTCTATCTCGTTTATGTCAATACAGTATTTGTCAATTTTGCATTTGTGGTTTTCGTTTTCGTTCGATTATTTTACGACAAATAGGTAATTCTAACCTTGTAAGTTAACTCGGTTGTACttgtaaataattatgaaaGACGTAATAGATGTGATGGCTTTGCAAAGCAGTAGACGGGAAAGACGATTGCCAGATTATCGTAGTGCACCAGGCCATAGTTTAGCTACTAATTTTATATTCGAGTGCGGTATAAAACTAGGCTTGCAGCCGGCGACAGTTGCTGCGGGAGCTGTGTTTTATCATAGATTCTTTAAAGATGCCGATAAAAACGACTACGACTGCTATGTCATATGTACTGCGTGCCTCTGCGCAGCTGGGAAGTCTCGCGATGAGCCCGTGAAACTTCGCGATGCTGTAAATGTAGCGTACAACGCTATAAATCGCGGTGGTGGGCCGTTAGAATTGGGTGAAGAGTATTGGTCTTGGCGAGGCGCAGTGGCGCAAGCAGAGTTGTTGG
This portion of the Choristoneura fumiferana chromosome 14, NRCan_CFum_1, whole genome shotgun sequence genome encodes:
- the koko gene encoding cyclin Q, whose amino-acid sequence is MKDVIDVMALQSSRRERRLPDYRSAPGHSLATNFIFECGIKLGLQPATVAAGAVFYHRFFKDADKNDYDCYVICTACLCAAGKSRDEPVKLRDAVNVAYNAINRGGGPLELGEEYWSWRGAVAQAELLVLRVLGFNLDAPSPHRYLLHYLRSLQEWFPAAQWRSAPIARTAMAFLQDLHHSVAVLDYRAPHIAVASLTLALHVLGVSVPLASTLDDDAAWYSVFTKDLQKEKNWEIMEKIMQVYSREPEPI